Proteins encoded in a region of the Brevundimonas vesicularis genome:
- the panD gene encoding aspartate 1-decarboxylase, producing MLVTLMKSKLHRATVTQADLDYEGSIAIDMDLLDAAGIYPHEQVDVLNITNGARFTTYAIEAPRGSKVIGVNGAAARLVQKNDKVIVVTYGQLPQEEARQWNPNVVLLDDANAIKNAG from the coding sequence ATGCTGGTCACCCTGATGAAGTCCAAGCTGCACCGCGCCACGGTGACCCAGGCCGATCTCGATTACGAGGGATCGATCGCCATCGACATGGACCTGCTGGACGCCGCCGGCATCTATCCGCACGAGCAGGTCGATGTGCTCAACATCACCAATGGCGCGCGCTTCACCACCTATGCGATCGAGGCGCCGCGCGGCTCCAAGGTCATCGGCGTCAACGGCGCCGCCGCCCGCCTGGTGCAGAAGAACGACAAGGTGATCGTGGTCACCTATGGCCAGCTGCCGCAGGAAGAGGCGCGCCAGTGGAACCCGAACGTGGTCCTGCTGGACGACGCCAACGCGATCAAGAACGCTGGCTAA
- a CDS encoding SIMPL domain-containing protein: MTRTLAAAPLKTLSLKTVALGGAVAAAAFLAAATPRAMAQTAEPMGAMHMMQPAPSLNLSAYGEVKAAPDMATITFGVQTEATTAQAAMRDNAAQMTRVVAALRRAGIAERDIQTSGLNLSAQYDYVQNEPPKLRGYQAVNRVTVVINDLSKVGTTADAVVAAGVNQIDGISFGLKDPTAAENQARQLAVRNLQAKAQLYAQSLNVQLSGIRNLTEGGGYAPQPPMPMFAARAVSMDRAESTPVSAGELTVRIDITGVYDIAR; the protein is encoded by the coding sequence ATGACCCGCACCCTGGCCGCCGCCCCCCTGAAGACCCTGTCGTTGAAGACCGTCGCCCTGGGCGGCGCCGTCGCCGCCGCCGCCTTTCTGGCCGCCGCCACGCCGCGCGCCATGGCTCAGACGGCCGAACCCATGGGAGCCATGCACATGATGCAACCCGCGCCGTCGCTGAACCTGTCGGCCTATGGCGAGGTCAAGGCCGCGCCGGACATGGCCACCATCACCTTCGGCGTCCAGACCGAGGCAACGACCGCCCAGGCCGCCATGCGCGACAATGCTGCGCAAATGACGCGCGTCGTCGCCGCCCTGCGTCGCGCGGGCATTGCTGAACGCGATATCCAAACTTCCGGTCTGAACCTGTCGGCGCAATACGACTACGTCCAGAACGAACCGCCCAAGCTGCGCGGCTATCAGGCGGTCAACCGCGTGACGGTGGTCATCAACGACCTGAGCAAGGTCGGTACGACGGCCGACGCCGTGGTCGCCGCCGGCGTCAACCAGATCGACGGCATCAGCTTCGGCCTGAAGGATCCGACCGCCGCCGAAAACCAGGCGCGCCAGCTGGCCGTGCGCAACCTGCAGGCCAAGGCCCAGCTGTACGCCCAATCGCTGAACGTCCAGCTGTCGGGCATTCGCAACCTGACCGAGGGCGGCGGCTATGCGCCTCAGCCGCCGATGCCGATGTTCGCCGCCCGCGCTGTGTCGATGGATCGGGCCGAGAGCACCCCGGTTTCCGCCGGCGAACTGACGGTGCGGATCGACATCACGGGCGTCTACGACATCGCCCGCTGA
- a CDS encoding NrsF family protein → MGRSAKVCPTNILSLGALAAPFIFFAARRFAPVKPAFAGAAAGLLTAGLAATVYGLHCPEHTAAFVAVWYTLGVGLVAVLGAALGRFTFRW, encoded by the coding sequence ATGGGTCGCTCCGCCAAGGTCTGTCCGACGAACATCCTGTCGCTCGGCGCTCTGGCGGCGCCGTTCATCTTCTTCGCTGCGAGACGATTCGCCCCTGTGAAACCCGCTTTCGCCGGCGCCGCCGCCGGTCTTCTGACCGCAGGACTGGCCGCGACCGTCTACGGCCTGCATTGCCCCGAGCACACGGCCGCCTTTGTGGCGGTCTGGTACACCTTGGGCGTCGGCCTCGTCGCGGTTTTGGGCGCTGCTCTGGGTCGTTTCACCTTCCGCTGGTGA